In the genome of Gadus morhua chromosome 12, gadMor3.0, whole genome shotgun sequence, one region contains:
- the LOC115555886 gene encoding uncharacterized protein LOC115555886, which yields MARGIMGKWKQVQAVICDQRSPNVKAVRNLGASLDPLGGEESHCILVGVQRVPVIFDVPHLLKSIRNNLFKHALQTQGKTVLWKHISQFYELDKLHTIRMAPKLTDKHILLPAFSKMRVSLAAQVFSHTVSAGISAMVTLQRLPAEAKDTADCVAKLNHLFDVLNSRSVKDSNPWRRPLGSVNQGPVAPTGRKPGRNYAWS from the exons ATGGCTAGGGGCATTATGGGGAAATGGAAGCAG GTGCAGGCAGTAATATGTGACCAGCGAAGCCCTAATGTGAAGGCTGTGCGTAACCTTGGGGCTAGCCTGGACCCTCTGGGAGGTGAGGAGTCCCACTGTATCCTGGTGGGGGTTCAGAGGGTTCCTGTGATTTTTGATGTCCCTCACCTTCTGAAATCAATCAGGAACAACCTGTTCAAACATGCCCTACAG ACACAAGGAAAAACGGTTCTTTGGAAGCACATCAGCCAATTCTATGAGCTGGACAAGCTCCACACTATTCGCATGGCCCCGAAGCTTACTGATAAGCACATTCTGCTGCCAGCATTTTCCAAGATGCGTGTCAGTTTGGCTGCACAGGTGTTCAGCCACACTGTCTCTGCTG GCATTTCTGCGATGGTAACATTGCAGAGACTGCCAGCAGAGGCAAAAGATACAGCTGACTGTGTAGCCAAATTAAATCACCTTTTTGATGTGCTAAATTCCAG ATCAGTCAAGGATTCTAACCCCTGGCGACGACCCCTAGGCTCCGTGaaccaggggccggttgcaccaactgggcgtaagcctggtcgtaactacgcctggtcgtaa